One segment of Synchiropus splendidus isolate RoL2022-P1 chromosome 4, RoL_Sspl_1.0, whole genome shotgun sequence DNA contains the following:
- the ucn3l gene encoding urocortin 3, like, with the protein MRGAGDGRASDALSGSTPVSPRMIPLRTALPLLLPLCVLCARSSSPCLRPDRSPAALLCRAPAGAATPGRAWGSLLLLLDLLGSASSRERRTPAPASPRLPSRTKARGSVKGGRRSRVTLSLDLPTDIMKLLFDVAKSKHLRAKAAENARLLAQVGRRK; encoded by the coding sequence ATGCGAGGCGCCGGGGATGGACGAGCAAGTGACGCTCTCTCCGGCTCCACACCCGTCTCTCCGAGGATGATCCCGCTCAGGACcgcgctgccgctgctgctgccgctctgcGTCCTGTGCGCGCGCTCCTCCAGCCCGTGCCTCCGTCCCGACCGGAGTCCCGCCGCGCTGCTGTGCCGCGCGCCCGCCGGGGCTGCGACCCCCGGGCGCGCGTGGgggtccctgctgctgctgctggacttgCTGGGCTCCGCCTCCAGTCGCGAGCGGCGGACTCCCGCGCCCGCGAGCCCCCGCCTGCCGAGCCGGACCAAGGCGCGCGGCAGCGTGAAGGGCGGCCGCCGGAGCCGCGTCACCTTGTCCCTGGACCTGCCCACCGACATCATGAAGCTCCTCTTCGACGTGGCCAAGTCCAAACACCTGCGCGCCAAAGCGGCGGAGAACGCGCGGCTCCTGGCGCAGGTCGGGCGGAGGAAGTGA
- the copg2 gene encoding coatomer subunit gamma-2: MIKKFDKKDEESGSGSNPFQHLEKSAVLQEARIFNETPINPRRCLHILTKIIYLLNQGEHFGTTEATEAFFAMTRLFQSNDQTLRRMCYLTIKEMANISEDVIIVTSSLTKDMTGKEDVYRGPAIRALCRITDTTMLQAIERYMKQAIVDKVPSVSSSALVSSLHMVKMSYDVVKRWVNEAQEAASSDNIMVQYHALGLLYHLRKSDRLAVTKMLNKFTKSGLKSPFAYCMLIRIASRLLEETEGGHDSPLFDFIESCLRNKNEMVVYEAASAIVHMPNCTARELAPAVSVLQLFCSSPKAALRYAAVRTLNKVAMKHPSAVTACNLDLENLITDSNRSIATLAITTLLKTGSESSVDRLMKQISSFVSEISDEFKVVVVQAISALCQKYPRKHSVMMNFLSNMLRDDGGFEYKRAIVDCIISIIEENPESKETGLAHLCEFIEDCEHTVLATKILHLLGKEGPRTPAPSKYIRFIFNRVVLESEAVRAAAVSALAKFGAQNDDLLPSVLVLMQRCMMDSDDEVRDRATFYMNVLQQKQKALNAAYIFNGLSVSVPGLEKSLHQYTLEPSEKPFDMKSVPLATAPITEQKTEMAPVASSKLPEKLAPSRQDIYQEQLASIPEFQALGALFKSSEPVQLTEAETEYVVRCVKHTFARHMVFQFDCTNTLNDQLLQKVVVQMEPSEAYEVIQHVAAASLPYSQPGSCYTLVRLPDDDPAAVSCTFSCTMKYLVRDCDPNTGEPDDDGYDDEYVLEDLEVTVADHIQKVLKPNFGAAWEEVGEENEKEETFALASVRTLDEAVGNIVSFLGMQPCERSDKVPENKNSHVLLLAGVFRGGHDALVRARLALADGVTMQVTVRSGDETVVDVILASVG; encoded by the exons ATGATTAAGAAGTTCGACAAGAAGGACGAGGAGTCTG GAAGCGGCTCCAACCCGTTCCAGCACCTGGAGAAGAGCGCCGTCCTTCAGGAG GCTCGCATTTTCAACGAGACCCCCATCAACCCACGGCGATGTCTCCACATCCTCACCAAGATCATCTACCTGCTGAACCAG GGGGAACATTTTGGGACCACGGAGGCCACCGAGGCCTTCTTCGCCATGACGCGCCTCTTCCAGTCCAACGAC CAAACCCTGAGAAGGATGTGCTACCTGACCATCAAAGAGATGGCCAACATCTCCGAGGACGTCATCATCGTCACCAGCAG CCTGACCAAGGACATGACGGGGAAGGAGGACGTGTACCGCGGCCCCGCCATCCGAGCGCTCTGCAGGATCACTGAC ACCACCATGCTGCAGGCCATCGAGCGCTACATGAAGCAGGCCATCGTGGACAAGGTGCCCAGCGTGTCCAGCTCGGCGCTGGTCTCCTCTCTG CACATGGTGAAGATGAGCTACGACGTGGTGAAGCGCTGGGTGAACGAGGCTCAGGAGGCGGCGTCCAGCGACAACATCATGGTGCAGTACCACGCGCTGGGCCTCCTGTACCACCTGAGGAAGAGCGACCGCCTGGCCGTCACCAAGATGCTCAACAAGTTCACCAAGTCCGGCCTCAAGTCGCCCTTCGCCTACTGCATGCTGATCCGCATCGCCAGCCGGCTGCTGGAGGAGACGGAGGGCGG GCACGACAGCCCCCTGTTCGACTTCATCGAGAGCTGCCTGAGGAACAAGAACGAGATGGTGGTGTACGAGGCGGCGTCGGCCATCGTGCACATGCCCAACTGCACGGCGCGGGAGCTGGCGCCCGCCGTGTCCG TGCTGCAGCTCTTCTGCAGCTCTCCCAAGGCCGCGCTGCGCTACGCCGCCGTGCGCACCCTCAACAAGGTGGCCATGAAGCACCCGTCGGCCGTGACGGCCTGCAACCTGGACCTGGAGAACCTGATCACCGACTCCAACCGCAGCATCGCCACGCTGGCCATCACCACCCTGCTGAAGACGGGCagcgagagcagcgtggaccggCTCATGAAGCAGATCTCCTCCTTCGTCTCGGAGATCTCCGACGAGTTCAAG GTGGTGGTGGTCCAGGCCATCAGCGCCCTCTGCCAGAAGTACCCCAGGAAGCACAGCGTGATGATGAACTTCCTGTCCAACATGCTGCGCGACGAC GGCGGCTTCGAGTACAAGCGAGCCATCGTGGActgcatcatcagcatcatcgaGGAGAACCCGGAGAGCAAGGAGACGGGCCTGGCTCACCTGTGCGAGTTCATCGAGGACTGCGAGCACACGGTGCTGGCCACCAAGATCCTGCACCTGCTGGGCAAGGAGGGGCCCCGCACCCCGGCGCCCTCCAAGTACATCCGCTTCATCTTCAACAGGGTGGTGCTGGAGAGCGAGGCGGTGCGAGCAG CTGCCGTCAGCGCTCTGGCCAAGTTCGGGGCCCAGAACGACGACCTGCTGCCCAGCGTCCTGGTCCTCATGCAGAG GTGCATGATGGACAGCGACGACGAGGTCCGGGACCGAGCCACCTTCTACATGAACGTCctccagcagaagcagaaggCTCTCAACGCTGCCTACATCTTCAACG GTCTGTCGGTGTCGGTGCCCGGCCTGGAGAAGTCTCTGCACCAGTACACGCTGGAGCCCTCGGAGAAGCCCTTCGACATGAAGAGCGTGCCGCTGGCCACCGCTCCCATCACGGAGCAGAAGACAG AAATGGCTCCCGTGGCCAGCAGCAAGCTGCCGGAGAAGCTGGCGCCGTCCCGCCAGGACATCTACCAGG AACAACTGGCCTCCATCCCAGAGTTCCAGGCGCTGGGCGCCCTCTTCAAGTCGTCGGAGCCGGTGCAGCTGACGGAGGCGGAGACGGAGTACGTGGTGCGCTGCGTCAAGCACACCTTCGCCCGCCACATGGTCTTCCAGTTCGACTGCACCAACACGCTCAAcgaccagctgctgcagaag GTGGTGGTGCAGATGGAGCCGTCGGAAGCCTACGAGGTGATCCAGCACGTGGCGGCCGCCAGCCTCCCCTACAGCCAGCCGGGCTCCTGCTACACGCTGGTGCGGCTGCCGGACGACGACCCTGCGGCAG TGTCCTGCACCTTCAGCTGCACCATGAAGTACCTGGTGAGGGACTGCGACCCCAACACGGGCGAGCCGGACGACGACGGCTACGACGACGAGTACGTG CTCGAGGACCTGGAGGTGACCGTGGCCGACCACATCCAGAAGGTGCTGAAGCCCAACTTTGGAGCCGCGTGGGAGGAAGTGGGCGAGGAGAACGAGAAGGAAGAGACCTTTGCCCTGGCGTCCGTCAGGACCTTGGACG AGGCCGTGGGGAACATCGTCTCCTTCCTGGGAATGCAGCCCTGCGAGCGCTCCGACAAAGTTCCCGAGAACAAGAACTCGCACGTGCTGCTCCTCGCCG GCGTGTTCCGCGGGGGCCACGACGCGCTGGTGCGAGCCCGTCTGGCGCTGGCGGACGGCGTCACCATGCAGGTGACGGTGCGCAGCGGAGACGAGACGGTGGTGGACGTGATCCTGGCCTCCGTGGGCTGA
- the mest gene encoding mesoderm-specific transcript homolog protein isoform X1: MREWWLHVALVCLPLLAVFLHIPPPQLSPSLSKWLSGGEHFLFRGRRIFYKDSGGSVGSSEVVLLLHGFPTSSYDWHKVWEPLRLHFQRVVALDFLGFGFSDKPRPHRYSIFEQASLVEALLNHLGLSRQRINVLSHDYGDTVALELLFRSEQNRSGHVIFNSLCLSNGGIFPETHQPRLLQTLLKDWRLLAAVLSRLTTYRLFQRGLGEVFGPYTQPSDGEFWDMWTALRYNDGNLVLDSVLHFIDQRHQHRDRWVDALTSTSVPLHMIYGPLDPVNPHPHFIRRYLQLVQRSRVSVLDEHISHYPQLEDPSGFLDAYLSFIHSF, encoded by the exons ATGAGGGAGTGGTGGCTCCACGTGGCTCTGGTCTGCCTCCCCCTGCTGGCAGTCTTCCTGCACATCCCTCCCCCGCAGCTCTCTCCGTCCCTCAGCAAGTGGCTGTCCGGCGGCGAGCACTTCCTGTTCCGGGGCAGGAGGATCTTCTACAAAG ACTCTGGTGGCTCGGTGGGCAGCTCGGAGGTGGTGCTCCTGCTCCATGGCTTCCCCACCTCCAGCTACGACTGGCACAAG GTGTGGGAGCCTCTCAGGCTGCACTTCCAGCGGGTGGTGGCCCTGGACTTCCTGGGCTTCGGCTTCAGCGACAAGCCG AGGCCGCACCGCTACTCCATCTTCGAGCAGGCATCGCTGGTGGAGGCGCTGCTGAACCACCTGGGCCTGAGCCGCCAGCGGATCAACGTGCTGTCACATGACTACGGCGACACCGTGGCGCTGGAGCTGCTCTTCAG gagcGAGCAGAACCGAAGTGGTCATGTGATCTTCAACAGCCTTTGTCTCTCCAACGGAG GAATCTTCCCGGAGACCCACCAGCCCCGGCTGCTGCAGACG CTGCTGAAGGACTGGAGGCTCCTGGCCGCCGTGCTGAGCCGCCTCACCACCTACCGGCTCTTCCAGCGAGG GCTCGGCGAGGTGTTCGGCCCGTACACGCAGCCCAGCGACGGCGAGTTCTGGGACATGTGGACCGCTCTGCGCTACAATGACGGCAACCTGGTTCTGGACAG CGTCCTGCACTTCATCGACCAGCGCCACCAGCACCGCGACCGATGGGTGGACGCTCTGACCTCCACCAGCGTGCCAC TGCACATGATCTACGGGCCCCTGGATCCAGTCAACCCTCACCCCCACTTCATCCGCCGCTACCT GCAGCTGGTCcagaggtcaagggtcagcGTCCTGGACGAGCACATCAGCCACTACCCGCAGCTGGAGGACCCCAGCGGCTTCCTGGACGCCTACCTCTCCTTCATCCACTCCTTCTGA
- the mest gene encoding mesoderm-specific transcript homolog protein isoform X2 — MREWWLHVALVCLPLLAVFLHIPPPQLSPSLSKWLSGGEHFLFRGRRIFYKDSGGSVGSSEVVLLLHGFPTSSYDWHKVWEPLRLHFQRVVALDFLGFGFSDKPRPHRYSIFEQASLVEALLNHLGLSRQRINVLSHDYGDTVALELLFRSEQNRSGHVIFNSLCLSNGGIFPETHQPRLLQTLLKDWRLLAAVLSRLTTYRLFQRGLGEVFGPYTQPSDGEFWDMWTALRYNDGNLVLDSVLHFIDQRHQHRDRWVDALTSTSVPLHMIYGPLDPVNPHPHFIRRYLLIWSAGNSGAGSTHCACFTF, encoded by the exons ATGAGGGAGTGGTGGCTCCACGTGGCTCTGGTCTGCCTCCCCCTGCTGGCAGTCTTCCTGCACATCCCTCCCCCGCAGCTCTCTCCGTCCCTCAGCAAGTGGCTGTCCGGCGGCGAGCACTTCCTGTTCCGGGGCAGGAGGATCTTCTACAAAG ACTCTGGTGGCTCGGTGGGCAGCTCGGAGGTGGTGCTCCTGCTCCATGGCTTCCCCACCTCCAGCTACGACTGGCACAAG GTGTGGGAGCCTCTCAGGCTGCACTTCCAGCGGGTGGTGGCCCTGGACTTCCTGGGCTTCGGCTTCAGCGACAAGCCG AGGCCGCACCGCTACTCCATCTTCGAGCAGGCATCGCTGGTGGAGGCGCTGCTGAACCACCTGGGCCTGAGCCGCCAGCGGATCAACGTGCTGTCACATGACTACGGCGACACCGTGGCGCTGGAGCTGCTCTTCAG gagcGAGCAGAACCGAAGTGGTCATGTGATCTTCAACAGCCTTTGTCTCTCCAACGGAG GAATCTTCCCGGAGACCCACCAGCCCCGGCTGCTGCAGACG CTGCTGAAGGACTGGAGGCTCCTGGCCGCCGTGCTGAGCCGCCTCACCACCTACCGGCTCTTCCAGCGAGG GCTCGGCGAGGTGTTCGGCCCGTACACGCAGCCCAGCGACGGCGAGTTCTGGGACATGTGGACCGCTCTGCGCTACAATGACGGCAACCTGGTTCTGGACAG CGTCCTGCACTTCATCGACCAGCGCCACCAGCACCGCGACCGATGGGTGGACGCTCTGACCTCCACCAGCGTGCCAC TGCACATGATCTACGGGCCCCTGGATCCAGTCAACCCTCACCCCCACTTCATCCGCCGCTACCT cctgatctggtccgctgGAAATTCCGGTGCTGGATCGACacattgcgcatgttttaccttCTGA